Below is a genomic region from Hyphomicrobium nitrativorans NL23.
GAGGCGCCCGTGATGGGAAGCAGAAGCAGGGACGACGCGAAGATCGGCGGAATGACGCCCGCGGAGTTCAGCTTCAGGGGAAGATGCGAGGCATCGCCCTGGAACATGCGGTTGCCGACCTGGCGCTTCGGATACTGAATGAGCAATCGACGTTGCGCTCGCTCCACGAAGACGATCACGGCCGTCACGATCAGCATCAGAATGATCAGCGCGAGCAGGAAGAACGTCGAGAGGGCGCCCGTGCGGGCCATCTCGAAGAGGCCCACGATCGCGGACGGCATGCCGGCCACGATACCCGCGAAGATGATGAGCGAGATGCCGTTGCCGACGCCGCGCTGCGTGATCTGCTCGCCGAGCCACATCAGGAACATGGTGCCGCCGACCAGCGTGATCACCGTGGTGACACGGAAGAACCAGCCCGGATCCATCACGACGGAGCCAGCCTCCGAGCGCGAGCCTTCAAGGCCGATCGCGATGCCGTAGGCCTGGAAGGCCGCCAGCACCAGCGTGAGATAGCGGGTGTATTGGTTGATCTGCTTGCGGCCCGACTCGCCTTCCTTCTTCAGCGCGGCGAGCTTCGGGTTCATCGAGCTCATCAGCTGCATGATGATGGAGGCAGAGATGTAGGGCATGATGTTCAAGGCGAAGATCGCCATACGCTCGACGGCGCCGCCGGCGAACACGTTGAACATGCCGAGAATGCCGCCCGCCTGCGATTGGAACGCAGCGGCGAACGCCTGGGCGTCGATGCCGGGGATCGGAATGAAGGTGCCGAAACGGTAGACGACGAGCGCAGCCAGTGTGAACCAGATGCGCTTCTTCAAATCCTCCGCCTTGGCGAAGGCGCCGAGGTTGAGGTTTGCGGCAAGCTGCTCGGCAGCGGATACCATGTCGTTCTCTCCCGGCTTCCCGTAAGCCCTGAGGGCAAGACGCCTGGCCGCCTCCCAAGGCAACCGTGCGCCCGATCATTTCTCGGACCTCGATGCGCTGCGGCCCGGGTCGCCGCATTCGATCAGGGTCCGGGCCGCCCTACCCCACAGCGGCCCCTTCATCCGGTTGCGGACCTTACTTGGTAACGGACAAGGGCTCGGTCGAGCCCCTGGCAGCGAAAACGCCGCGCAGGCCCCACCGGCCGAGCCGCTCGATGCGGCTCCGCCGGTCGCGCCTGACTGTCCGTTACTTGCCCGCCTTGGCGGCCGCCTTCTTGGCCGCAGACTTTTCGCGCTTGGCCACGTCGTCGGCAAGCACCTTCTTCTCGATGATGCTGACCGAGCCGCCGGCCTTCTCGATGGCCTCTTTCGCTTTCGCGGAAGCGTGGTTCACCGTGAGCGCCAGCTTGGCCGTGATCTCGCCGGTACCGAGGAGGCGCAGGCCGTCCTTGGCGCGGCGCAGGATGCCCGCGTCGACAAGCGCCGTCACGTCCACGTCCTGGCCAGCCTTGAGCTTGCCCTCATCGACCGCCCGCTGGAGCGCGCCGATGTTGATCTCGTTCCAGTCCTTGCGGTTCCACTTGGTGAAGCCGCGCTTGGGCAGGCGGCGGTGGAGCGGCATCTGACCGCCTTCGAAGCCACCGATCGCTACGCCGGAACGTGCGGTCTGGCCCTTGCCGCCGCGTCCGCCCGTCTTGCCGACGCCCGAGCCGATGCCCCGGCCGATCCGCACGCGCGTCTTACGCGCGCCCGGGTTGTCCTTAATCTCGTTGAGCCGCATGGACCCGAAGCTCCTCAGTTCGTCTCTCTCATACGGAGACATTCATCTCTGTGCCGGATCGCAATCCGACGCCAATCGATGCCTCAAGCCTTACCCGTCTCGTCGACGATGCGAACGAGATGGGGAACTTTTGCGATCATGCCGCGCACGGCCGGGGTGTCCTCAAGGACGCGGCGGCGGTTGAGCTTGTTGAGACCGAGACCGATCAGGGTCTTGGTCTGGATCTCAGGCCGGCGGTTCGCGCTTTTGTACTGCTCGACCGTGATCGTCTTCTTGGCCATGTCTCACATACCTTCTTGTCGTGCTCCCGACGGAGGCCTTGCGGCCATCCGATCAGGCCTCGGCGGCAGCCTCGGCGTCGACGCCGTCGCGGCGGCGGGAGACAATCTCGGAAACCTTCTTGTTGCGGCGCGCGGCGACGGAGCGGGGATTCTCTTGCTCCTTGAGCGCGTCG
It encodes:
- the secY gene encoding preprotein translocase subunit SecY, with translation MVSAAEQLAANLNLGAFAKAEDLKKRIWFTLAALVVYRFGTFIPIPGIDAQAFAAAFQSQAGGILGMFNVFAGGAVERMAIFALNIMPYISASIIMQLMSSMNPKLAALKKEGESGRKQINQYTRYLTLVLAAFQAYGIAIGLEGSRSEAGSVVMDPGWFFRVTTVITLVGGTMFLMWLGEQITQRGVGNGISLIIFAGIVAGMPSAIVGLFEMARTGALSTFFLLALIILMLIVTAVIVFVERAQRRLLIQYPKRQVGNRMFQGDASHLPLKLNSAGVIPPIFASSLLLLPITGASFQAAGGGGPEWLQWLVAALGRGTALHILVYVSFIVFFAFFYTAVVFNPKDTADNLRKHGGFIPGIRPGEKTAEYIDYVLTRITVVGAIYLAAVCVMPELLTSYAAVPFYFGGTSLLIAVSVTMDTVAQIQSHLLAHQYEGLIKKAKLRGATTPRGRR
- the rplO gene encoding 50S ribosomal protein L15, producing MRLNEIKDNPGARKTRVRIGRGIGSGVGKTGGRGGKGQTARSGVAIGGFEGGQMPLHRRLPKRGFTKWNRKDWNEINIGALQRAVDEGKLKAGQDVDVTALVDAGILRRAKDGLRLLGTGEITAKLALTVNHASAKAKEAIEKAGGSVSIIEKKVLADDVAKREKSAAKKAAAKAGK
- the rpmD gene encoding 50S ribosomal protein L30 codes for the protein MAKKTITVEQYKSANRRPEIQTKTLIGLGLNKLNRRRVLEDTPAVRGMIAKVPHLVRIVDETGKA